The genomic segment TTTCAACTAAAAGAAGTGCTTTATCGTCGTCTGTGAACCGATCGAGATATGCTAAATACATAATTATCCTCCTATGCACGCAATGCCTTGCGTGAGAATGTCGGTAATCCGGGCAGGTCCGATGCCTTTTATTTTACTAAGATCGTCAACTGATTGGTAAGGGCGGAGTTGGATTAAATCTTGTGAACGGGCGGGACCGATGTGGATAATGCGCTGTACCTCCACTTCACTTGCTGAGTTGATATTAACACATGAGGCACTTGAAACTGGCTGTGTCTCATTTTTTGGTTCGGGTGTAGGTACAACTTCAGTTTCTACTTCAGGTGGTGTGTGCTTTATAGTCCCTTGGTTATTTGTATGGACGCTAAAAGTCTTGCCATCTGTTTCGACAATAACTGTTCCATGAATATCCGTTCCATAAACAAGAACACCGCTTTTTTCAAGCCGATTAATCGTTTCGATATGCGGATGTCCGTATTGATTGTCAACACTTGCCGAATAAATCGCTATATCTGGTTGAACGGCCTTTAGAAAACTATCGGTTGTTGATGTTTTCGAGCCATGGTGACCAACTTGTAAAATATCTGCCTTTAGGTTTGCACCACTACTAAGCATTTCACTTTCTGCTTCCTCTTCACTGTCACCAGTAAAGAGGAAGGAAATCTCTCCGTATTGTAAACGAATCGCAATCGAATTGTTATTTGTATCGCCTGACAGCGATTTCGGATGAAGTACTGCAACCTTTAGCGGCCCAATGTCGAATACATCGCCAACCTCCGGCTCATAGTAATCTACGTTATTGTCTTCAATTGCAGCAAGTGCACTCGTGAAAACTTGCGAATTCGTAGTTTCACCATTCATCCATACTTCTGATACATCAAATGTACAGATGATTTTATCCAGTTGCCCAATGTGATCTGCATGGGGATGCGTAATCGCGACAATATCGATGTCTGTTATGTTGTGGGCTTGAAGATAGGACACAACTTCTGTGGAGCTCCAATCTCCGGTATCGATGAGTACTGCAAATGCTTCATCACCCTGGTTGTATTCAATCAATGTGGCGTCTGCCTGTCCGACATCTATGTAATGAACTTTCATCTTCGAGAGCGGTAGATTTTGCTGTTCAATGGAATCTGCATCTTCCACTTCAACAACTTTGTTCTGTTCTTCGTTTGCTTGTTCTTCTACTAATTCGGGATCCCCATTTACATTATCAGGTATAGGTGACTGTGTTGTACTTTGACCGCAACCTGCAAAAACAAGTAAACCCGCGATTAAATAAAGACTGGTAAATATATTCTTAATCATTTTTTCTCCTCTATCATTCGGGTATTTTCTTACTAGTATAGTGTAGCAGACATAGGTGCTGTGGATAACATTGTTATTATGTGATAAATTAATGGGATTTAATACCAACGACCAAGCGATCATACTTTGTACAAGCATATCCAATAATTCCACCTGTTATAATAGCTCATCAGCCCTTATAATAGAAGTATATTCTAAAAGGAGTTGTCGTAGGCTTGAAGCATGTTTCGAAGTTTGCAACAAAGATTATGGTTCTCGTCCTCTTAGTCACTGGAACAGTAGCAAGTGTGGGGTGGTACTTCTTTGATGCAAATAAAGGAATCGCAGTATCGTTTTCCGAATTGGAAAAGACAATTCAAGCTCAAAACGATCAAGTTGTATCGCTTAAAGAAACATCGAACGGAACATTATACTTACAGACGAAAGATGAGAAATACGTAACTCAAGTTCGTCCTGAAAGCCAGTTAGTCGAACAATTAGTCGAAAAATATAATATATCATATAACTATTCCGATCAAAGCAAATTTAGTAGTTTATTGTTCGGAGGAGTGTTCATTACGCTGCTCATTACATTAATAGTGCTTCATAAAAAAGGAAAGATTGGCGTAGGTGCCTCTTCTATGAAAAATAGTGCATCTAAATCGACGCCTCTACCCGATATAACATTACAAGATATTGGTGGGCTTCCTGAAGAAATGAAGGAAGAGATTTTACAGACGTTATCTATTGTGAAAGATCCGAAACGGTCGGCCCAAGTAGGTATTCAGCCACCCAACGGAATTCTTTTATATGGTCCACCGGGTACTGGGAAGACTTTACTTGCACAAGCAATTGCGCGCGAAATAGGTGCGACCTTTTTTTCATCCAGCGGGTCAGCGTTCACAGAATTATTTGTTGGTGTAGGTGCTTCCCGTGTACGATCTCTGTTTGAAAATGCAAGAAAGCAACGACCGGCAGTCATATTTATTGATGAAGTCGATGCACTTGCAGGTAAACGGAAAACACATGGTGGGGAAGAAGCGGAAAAAACATTAACGGAACTTCTTGTTCAGCTAGATGGTGGCAATAATAACGACGGTGTGCTATTCATTGCAGCAACGAACCGAAAAGATATGTTAGATGAAGCTTTTCTTCGTCCAGGTCGAATCGATTATTCATTCCAAGTACCCTTACCTGATACGACTGGAAGAAGAGAAATTATTGATATTCACACGAGAGGTAAGCTGTTGGCTGATGAAGTCTTTGCTGCATTAGACACTCTTGCCGAAAGTACATCAGGATTTTCAGGAGCTGAACTGAGTTCTCTCTTTAAAACAGCGAGCAGAAGAGCAATTCGAGATGGACGTGAACAAATTGCTAAGAGTGATCTTGACTTTGCAATTGACCGCACCATTCTTGGAAGCGCCTCCCGTTCGATGAATGACCCGGAGACGAAGAGAAGAGTAGCCATTCATGAATCCGGTCACGCGCTAGTAGCTGCAGTAACAAAGCCTGGTTCAGTAAGGAAAGCAACAATTATTCCACGCGGCCAAGCACTTGGGTATGTAGCACCGATTCAGAAAGAGCTTCACTTGTCTACGTATAGTGAATTATTAGACCAAGTCAGTATGATCCTTGCTGGTGGCGTTGCCGAACGAATATATCTTGGCGAACACAGTATTGGCGTAAGCGGCGATGTTCAACAAGCGAAAGAAATCATCGAGCGCATGGTTGATACAGGTTTATTACAAAACGGCTTCACGCTAACTTTCAATAAAAGCGAGAAAGAAGCGAAGATGCAAATTCTTTTTGATGAAGCACTTCGCAAAACAGAAAACCTCATTAAAGAACACGCGTCAGAATTCAAACAGTTGGTGGATCTATTAATGCAAAAGGAAACACTGGACGGCTCAGAAATACAACAGATTGTTAGCAGGCACGTAGTCGAAATATAAATGTGTTAAAAAAAGTAATCAACGGGAGAGGCATTTGCCTCTTCTTTTTTTA from the Sporosarcina psychrophila genome contains:
- a CDS encoding MBL fold metallo-hydrolase, with product MIKNIFTSLYLIAGLLVFAGCGQSTTQSPIPDNVNGDPELVEEQANEEQNKVVEVEDADSIEQQNLPLSKMKVHYIDVGQADATLIEYNQGDEAFAVLIDTGDWSSTEVVSYLQAHNITDIDIVAITHPHADHIGQLDKIICTFDVSEVWMNGETTNSQVFTSALAAIEDNNVDYYEPEVGDVFDIGPLKVAVLHPKSLSGDTNNNSIAIRLQYGEISFLFTGDSEEEAESEMLSSGANLKADILQVGHHGSKTSTTDSFLKAVQPDIAIYSASVDNQYGHPHIETINRLEKSGVLVYGTDIHGTVIVETDGKTFSVHTNNQGTIKHTPPEVETEVVPTPEPKNETQPVSSASCVNINSASEVEVQRIIHIGPARSQDLIQLRPYQSVDDLSKIKGIGPARITDILTQGIACIGG
- a CDS encoding AAA family ATPase — its product is MKHVSKFATKIMVLVLLVTGTVASVGWYFFDANKGIAVSFSELEKTIQAQNDQVVSLKETSNGTLYLQTKDEKYVTQVRPESQLVEQLVEKYNISYNYSDQSKFSSLLFGGVFITLLITLIVLHKKGKIGVGASSMKNSASKSTPLPDITLQDIGGLPEEMKEEILQTLSIVKDPKRSAQVGIQPPNGILLYGPPGTGKTLLAQAIAREIGATFFSSSGSAFTELFVGVGASRVRSLFENARKQRPAVIFIDEVDALAGKRKTHGGEEAEKTLTELLVQLDGGNNNDGVLFIAATNRKDMLDEAFLRPGRIDYSFQVPLPDTTGRREIIDIHTRGKLLADEVFAALDTLAESTSGFSGAELSSLFKTASRRAIRDGREQIAKSDLDFAIDRTILGSASRSMNDPETKRRVAIHESGHALVAAVTKPGSVRKATIIPRGQALGYVAPIQKELHLSTYSELLDQVSMILAGGVAERIYLGEHSIGVSGDVQQAKEIIERMVDTGLLQNGFTLTFNKSEKEAKMQILFDEALRKTENLIKEHASEFKQLVDLLMQKETLDGSEIQQIVSRHVVEI